In Lotus japonicus ecotype B-129 chromosome 5, LjGifu_v1.2, one genomic interval encodes:
- the LOC130717518 gene encoding serine decarboxylase 1-like isoform X1, with product MENTTEKNVTISLNIPQVRDSNESPRVVSNAKPFGEEEKRKEIPENNGHMMSLPINSTGETQANLAQVIAHYVGTLNKKQLRFLAGYSTNQEFDYDALAPLLHFHINNAGDPFIGSSYSLNSVEFEVPVLDWFANLWEIEKEEYWGYVTTGGTEGNLYGILSGREQFPNGILYTSQDSHYSIFKTAKMYRMQCIKVGTLISGEINYVDLKALLLAHKNRPAIINLNIGTTMKGAIDDIDHVIQTLEESGFSRDQFYIHCDGALSGIMLPFLKQAPKVTFKKPIGSISTSGHKFLGCPIPCGVVITRLEHVNALCRDVEYIKSRDVTITGSRCGLTPIFLWYALQEKGLIGLKKEAQKCITNANHLLDKLHENGIGAMQNKFSNTVVFERPLNDDFVQRWSLSCEGNIAHVVVMQHVTIEMLDSFVSELVKKRSIWFQGGLIKPPCISNAIGRENCACALHKSL from the exons ATGGAGAATACAACAGAGAAGAACGTGACAATATCTTTAAACATTCCACAAGTTCGTGACAGTAATGAGTCTCCTAGGGTGGTCAGCAATGCTAAGCCCtttggagaagaagagaagcgtAAAGAAATTCCAGAGAATAATGGGCATATGATGAGCCTTCCCATCAACAGCACTGGAGAGACGCAAGCGAATTTGGCTCAAGTAATTGCCCATTATGTTGGGACcctaaataaaaaacaattgcGCTTTTTAG CAGGTTATTCCACTAATCAAGAATTTGACTATGACGCATTAGCACCATTATTGCATTTTCACATAAACAATGCTGGCGACCCATTTATAGGGAGTAGTTATAGTCTAAATTCAGTGGAATTTGAAGTACCCGTGCTTGATTGGTTTGCCAATCTGTGGGAGATAGAGAAAGAGGAGTATTGGGGATACGTCACAACTGGTGGAACAGAGGGAAACCTTTATGGGATATTATCTGG GAGGGAACAATTCCCAAATGGAATTTTGTACACATCGCAAGACTCGCATTATTCAATATTCAAGACTGCAAAAATGTATAGAATGCAATGCATAAAAGTTGGCACTTTGATCTCTGGTGAAATCAATTATGTTGATCTAAAAGCTTTACTTCTTGCTCATAAGAACAGGCCAGCCATCATCAATCTAAATATAG GAACTACTATGAAAGGAGCAATTGATGACATTGATCATGTAATACAAACACTTGAGGAAAGTGGCTTCTCTCGCGATCAATTCTATATTCATTGTGATGGAGCTTTATCCGGAATAATGTTGCCATTTCTTAAACAA GCTCCAAAGGTTACCTTCAAGAAGCCCATTGGAAGTATATCCACTTCTGGCCATAAGTTTTTAGgatgcccaattccttgtggtGTTGTCATAACACGCCTAGAACATGTCAATGCTCTTTGTAGAGATGTTGAATACATTAAATCAAGGGATGTCACAATCACGGGTAGCCGTTGTGGGCTTACCCCTATTTTCCTCTGGTATGCACTCCAAGAAAAAGGTTTAATAGGACTTAAGAAAGAAGCACAAAAGTGCATCACAAATGCAAACCACTTACTCGATAAACTACATGAAAATGGAATTGGTGCAATGCAAAACAAGTTCAGTAATACCGTTGTATTTGAAAGGCCTCTAAATGACGACTTTGTGCAAAGGTGGAGTTTGTCTTGTGAAGGAAATATTGCACATGTGGTTGTGATGCAGCATGTCACTATTGAAATGCTAGACTCCTTTGTTAGTGAACTTGTTAAAAAACGATCTATTTGGTTTCAAGGTGGACTGATAAAGCCTCCATGCATCTCAAATGCCATTGGTAGAGAAAATTGTGCCTGTGCATTGCATAAATCGTTGTAA
- the LOC130717518 gene encoding serine decarboxylase 1-like isoform X2, which yields MENTTEKNVTISLNIPQVRDSNESPRVVSNAKPFGEEEKRKEIPENNGHMMSLPINSTGETQANLAQVIAHYVGTLNKKQLRFLGYSTNQEFDYDALAPLLHFHINNAGDPFIGSSYSLNSVEFEVPVLDWFANLWEIEKEEYWGYVTTGGTEGNLYGILSGREQFPNGILYTSQDSHYSIFKTAKMYRMQCIKVGTLISGEINYVDLKALLLAHKNRPAIINLNIGTTMKGAIDDIDHVIQTLEESGFSRDQFYIHCDGALSGIMLPFLKQAPKVTFKKPIGSISTSGHKFLGCPIPCGVVITRLEHVNALCRDVEYIKSRDVTITGSRCGLTPIFLWYALQEKGLIGLKKEAQKCITNANHLLDKLHENGIGAMQNKFSNTVVFERPLNDDFVQRWSLSCEGNIAHVVVMQHVTIEMLDSFVSELVKKRSIWFQGGLIKPPCISNAIGRENCACALHKSL from the exons ATGGAGAATACAACAGAGAAGAACGTGACAATATCTTTAAACATTCCACAAGTTCGTGACAGTAATGAGTCTCCTAGGGTGGTCAGCAATGCTAAGCCCtttggagaagaagagaagcgtAAAGAAATTCCAGAGAATAATGGGCATATGATGAGCCTTCCCATCAACAGCACTGGAGAGACGCAAGCGAATTTGGCTCAAGTAATTGCCCATTATGTTGGGACcctaaataaaaaacaattgcGCTTTTTAG GTTATTCCACTAATCAAGAATTTGACTATGACGCATTAGCACCATTATTGCATTTTCACATAAACAATGCTGGCGACCCATTTATAGGGAGTAGTTATAGTCTAAATTCAGTGGAATTTGAAGTACCCGTGCTTGATTGGTTTGCCAATCTGTGGGAGATAGAGAAAGAGGAGTATTGGGGATACGTCACAACTGGTGGAACAGAGGGAAACCTTTATGGGATATTATCTGG GAGGGAACAATTCCCAAATGGAATTTTGTACACATCGCAAGACTCGCATTATTCAATATTCAAGACTGCAAAAATGTATAGAATGCAATGCATAAAAGTTGGCACTTTGATCTCTGGTGAAATCAATTATGTTGATCTAAAAGCTTTACTTCTTGCTCATAAGAACAGGCCAGCCATCATCAATCTAAATATAG GAACTACTATGAAAGGAGCAATTGATGACATTGATCATGTAATACAAACACTTGAGGAAAGTGGCTTCTCTCGCGATCAATTCTATATTCATTGTGATGGAGCTTTATCCGGAATAATGTTGCCATTTCTTAAACAA GCTCCAAAGGTTACCTTCAAGAAGCCCATTGGAAGTATATCCACTTCTGGCCATAAGTTTTTAGgatgcccaattccttgtggtGTTGTCATAACACGCCTAGAACATGTCAATGCTCTTTGTAGAGATGTTGAATACATTAAATCAAGGGATGTCACAATCACGGGTAGCCGTTGTGGGCTTACCCCTATTTTCCTCTGGTATGCACTCCAAGAAAAAGGTTTAATAGGACTTAAGAAAGAAGCACAAAAGTGCATCACAAATGCAAACCACTTACTCGATAAACTACATGAAAATGGAATTGGTGCAATGCAAAACAAGTTCAGTAATACCGTTGTATTTGAAAGGCCTCTAAATGACGACTTTGTGCAAAGGTGGAGTTTGTCTTGTGAAGGAAATATTGCACATGTGGTTGTGATGCAGCATGTCACTATTGAAATGCTAGACTCCTTTGTTAGTGAACTTGTTAAAAAACGATCTATTTGGTTTCAAGGTGGACTGATAAAGCCTCCATGCATCTCAAATGCCATTGGTAGAGAAAATTGTGCCTGTGCATTGCATAAATCGTTGTAA
- the LOC130719931 gene encoding UV-B-induced protein At3g17800, chloroplastic-like codes for MSDMKVQLCSLWSPKSLVVRAAASDSDESANKIAPLQLESPIGQFLSQILINHPHLVLAAVDQQLQQLQTDRDSESDPNKQNQDPSSSSTDLVLYRRIAEVKANERRKALEEILYALVVQKFMAANISLIPSITPDPTGRVDSWPNDDEKLKQLHSYEAYEMQHKQRGSINDSVTKIETLISDYNVTICNIHKQS; via the exons ATGTCTGATATGAAAGTCCAGTTATGCTCATTGTGGTCTCCCAAGTCCTTAGTTGTTAGAGCAGCAGCGTCAGACTCGGATGAATCCGCTAACAAGATTGCTCCTCTTCAGCTCGAGTCCCCGATTGGACAGTtcctttctcaaattttgatcaaTCACCCGCATCTCGTGCTTGCTGCGGTTGACCAACAGCTTCAACAGCTCCAAACTGACCGTGATTCTGAATCTGATCCCAATAAACAAAATCAagatccttcttcttcctccactgATTTAGTTTTGTACAG GAGGATTGCTGAGGTGAAGGCTAATGAAAGGAGGAAAGCACTGGAAGAGATTTTGTATGCACTGGTGGTGCAAAAGTTCATGGCTGCTAACATTTCCCTCATACCCTCCATAACCCCAGACCCAACCGGTAGAGTTGATTCATGGCCAAATGATGATGAGAAGCTTAAGCAGCTTCACTCATACGAAGCATATGAGATGCAACACAAACAAAGAGGTTCAATCAATGACAGTGTCACAAAAATAGAAACCCTCATCAGCGATTACAATGTCACCATTTGCAACATACACAAACAATCTTAA